One genomic segment of Halanaerobiaceae bacterium ANBcell28 includes these proteins:
- a CDS encoding glycoside hydrolase family 9 protein has protein sequence MIHINQLGYKPGDSKRVLVKNSQKKLKNFRIFDLNNEQVVYEGILKEAKYDPDSGEIVSKGDFSDLSLVGDYYIKLDNEKKSYNFSIKEGIYDQLKNDLLKLMYFQRCGLNLEEEYAGPWKHEACHLDDAYLYEEPDKKIDTSGGWHDAGDYGKYVVPAAKTIADLLLSYNFFPETFDENINIPESKKDMPDILHEAYWGLNWMFKMQNQDNGGVYHKVTTKQFVGMVMPETSKEKRYIMPISSTATACFAAVMAMASSIYNDFDQKLANEMVEAAEKAWQWLNNNPDADVFRNPEGVNTGGYGDEDDRDERYWAAVELYRSTGKDIYHNYIKDNINNDFDKVSIDWRNVGGYGTISYLSMEDGQDNLIYKKLKDLYFNNLNKMLARSEKSAYGLSIDEYMWGSNGLLMDQAMLLIFAKFLSEDNTNKYIQVARNNFDYLLACNVLDQCYVTGYGSKRLMNPHHRPSEADGVEEPVPGMVSGGPNSRLQDDALRDAVDKDVPPAKAFVDHLGSHSSNEITTYWNSPAVFVAAYFGSNR, from the coding sequence ATGATACATATTAATCAACTAGGATATAAGCCTGGAGATAGTAAAAGAGTTTTGGTAAAAAATTCTCAAAAAAAGCTAAAAAATTTCCGAATCTTTGATTTGAATAATGAGCAAGTTGTTTATGAAGGGATATTAAAAGAAGCTAAATATGATCCTGATAGTGGAGAAATTGTTTCTAAAGGAGATTTTAGTGATTTAAGCTTAGTGGGAGACTATTATATTAAGCTTGATAATGAAAAGAAGTCATACAATTTTAGTATAAAGGAAGGCATATATGATCAATTAAAAAATGATCTTCTTAAATTAATGTACTTTCAAAGATGTGGTCTGAATCTTGAAGAAGAGTATGCTGGTCCATGGAAACATGAAGCCTGTCATTTAGATGATGCTTATCTTTATGAAGAACCAGATAAAAAAATAGATACAAGTGGAGGCTGGCATGATGCTGGTGATTATGGAAAGTATGTAGTGCCAGCAGCTAAAACTATTGCTGATTTGCTCTTGTCATATAATTTTTTCCCTGAAACTTTTGACGAAAATATAAATATTCCAGAAAGCAAAAAAGATATGCCCGATATATTACATGAAGCCTATTGGGGTCTTAATTGGATGTTTAAAATGCAGAATCAAGATAATGGTGGGGTATATCATAAAGTGACTACTAAGCAATTTGTTGGAATGGTAATGCCTGAAACAAGTAAAGAAAAAAGATATATTATGCCGATATCCTCAACTGCAACAGCTTGTTTTGCTGCTGTTATGGCTATGGCTTCCAGTATTTATAATGACTTTGATCAAAAATTAGCGAATGAAATGGTTGAAGCAGCAGAGAAAGCATGGCAGTGGCTTAATAATAATCCTGATGCAGATGTATTTAGAAATCCAGAGGGTGTAAATACTGGAGGATATGGAGATGAAGATGATCGTGATGAACGTTATTGGGCAGCTGTAGAATTGTATAGGTCTACTGGAAAAGACATATATCATAATTATATTAAAGATAATATTAATAATGATTTTGATAAGGTTTCCATAGATTGGAGAAATGTTGGTGGCTATGGGACTATTTCCTACCTTTCTATGGAGGATGGTCAAGATAATCTTATTTATAAAAAATTAAAGGATTTATATTTTAATAATCTTAATAAAATGCTAGCAAGGTCTGAAAAAAGTGCATATGGTCTTTCCATAGATGAATATATGTGGGGAAGTAATGGTTTGTTAATGGATCAGGCTATGCTTTTAATTTTTGCTAAGTTTTTAAGTGAGGATAATACAAATAAATACATCCAGGTTGCTAGAAATAATTTTGATTACTTATTAGCTTGCAATGTGCTGGATCAATGCTATGTTACTGGATATGGTAGTAAGAGGCTTATGAATCCACATCACAGACCATCAGAGGCAGATGGAGTGGAAGAACCTGTGCCCGGCATGGTCTCGGGTGGTCCTAATTCTCGTCTGCAGGATGATGCTTTACGAGATGCCGTGGACAAGGATGTGCCTCCTGCAAAAGCCTTTGTAGATCATCTTGGTAGTCATTCATCAAATGAAATTACAACATATTGGAATTCACCTGCAGTTTTTGTGGCAGCATATTTTGGGTCTAACAGATAA
- a CDS encoding phosphoribosylformylglycinamidine synthase, whose translation MGSNIKRIFVEKRQGFDTEAEFLYKELKDFLGINNLEELRIIHRYDIEGISDEEYQQSRKTIFAEPPVDNLYDEDFEISEEYRMVPIEYLPGQYDQRADSAAQCVQLLTQGEKPEIRCAKLILLAGNLSDKDYAVIKDYCINPLESQEASLEKPDTLKMEIEYPEKVKNLENFISMSESQLNELYKDLGLAMSFDDLEFIQNYFSKEDRDPSITEIRVLDTYWSDHCRHTTFLTEIKDIEFKDGYYTPAIKRAYQKYIETREEIYKDREKPICLMDIAVIGMKEMKKRGLLNDLDQSEEINACSIKIKVDIDGNEEDWLLMFKNETHNHPTEIEPFGGAATCLGGAIRDPLSGRSYVYQAMRVTGSGDPRTPVSETMEGKLPQRKITTGAAQGYSSYGNQIGLATGKVREFYNENFVAKRMEIGAVLGAAPAENVVRERPAEGDLIILLGGRTGRDGCGGATGSSKEHTEDSLYSCGAEVQKGNPPTERKLQRLFRNPAASKLIKRCNDFGAGGVSVAIGELADSLDINLDVVPKKYEGLDGTELAISESQERMAVVLNKDDVDKFIALAEKENLEATTVAKVTDTGRLRMYWQGDAIVDISRDFLESNGASQSSEVTVVPPEEDNYLEKLPARIEKRSDLKEAWLTNLQDLNVCSQKGLVERFDSTIGAGTVFLPYGGKSQMTPMDGMVAKIPVLEGETSTASIMTYGYNPDLALWSPFHAAAYAVLDSVAKVVALGGDYRKTRLTFQEYFEKLGEDRERWGKPFSALLGAYLVQTELGIPAIGGKDSMSGTFEDMDVPPTLVSFAVNTVKAEKSISPEFKEAGNQLVWVKIKKDQYGLPLFEDLKAKYSIIHDMINKGQVKAASTVGEGGIAATVSKMSFGNAIGLFFTDELSNEDLFLPELASIVLEISDAADLTIIEDAIVLGKTIKEEKIKINNIELDITEALKAWQEPLEDVFPTKVEYSKENPEIELYTKRNTQKAKIKIAKPRVFIPAFPGTNCEYDSARKFEKAGAIVEDFVFKNLNPQMVEDSVETMVRKIDNSQIIMIPGGFSAGDEPEGSGKFIATVFRNPAIKAAVMRLLNERDGLMLGICNGFQALIKLGLLPYGEIKEIDDNSPTLTFNTIGRHVSSMVRTKVVSTLSPWLSNVETSAEHMIAVSHGEGRFVANDRVVKDLVANGQIATQYVDNNGQASYDIKYNPNGSVMAIEGITSKDGRIFGKMGHSERIGENIAKNIPGDKDQKLFEAGVEYYS comes from the coding sequence ATGGGTTCAAATATTAAAAGAATTTTTGTAGAAAAAAGGCAGGGTTTTGATACTGAAGCAGAATTTTTGTATAAGGAATTAAAAGATTTTTTAGGAATTAATAATCTTGAAGAATTGAGGATTATTCATCGTTATGATATTGAAGGTATATCTGATGAAGAATATCAACAGTCAAGAAAAACTATATTTGCTGAACCGCCAGTGGACAATCTTTATGATGAGGACTTTGAAATTTCTGAGGAATATAGAATGGTTCCTATAGAGTATTTACCTGGACAATATGATCAAAGGGCTGATTCAGCGGCTCAATGTGTACAATTATTAACACAGGGAGAAAAACCTGAAATACGCTGTGCAAAATTAATTTTATTGGCAGGTAATCTCTCAGATAAAGATTATGCTGTAATTAAGGATTATTGTATCAACCCATTAGAAAGTCAGGAGGCTTCACTTGAAAAGCCAGATACTCTTAAGATGGAAATTGAATATCCTGAAAAGGTAAAAAATCTTGAAAACTTTATCTCTATGAGCGAAAGTCAATTAAATGAACTTTATAAAGATTTAGGATTGGCCATGTCATTTGATGATCTTGAATTTATACAGAATTATTTCAGTAAAGAAGATAGGGATCCAAGTATTACCGAAATCAGAGTGCTTGACACCTATTGGTCAGACCATTGTCGCCACACCACTTTCTTAACTGAGATTAAAGATATAGAATTCAAAGATGGATATTATACCCCTGCAATTAAAAGAGCTTATCAAAAATATATAGAAACAAGAGAGGAAATATATAAAGACCGTGAAAAACCTATTTGTTTAATGGATATTGCAGTAATAGGTATGAAAGAGATGAAAAAACGTGGTCTCCTAAATGACCTTGATCAATCTGAAGAAATAAATGCTTGCAGTATAAAAATAAAAGTTGATATAGATGGTAATGAAGAAGACTGGTTGTTAATGTTTAAAAATGAAACCCATAATCACCCAACAGAAATAGAACCTTTTGGTGGAGCAGCCACCTGTCTAGGAGGAGCGATACGGGATCCTCTTTCCGGTAGATCCTATGTTTATCAAGCGATGAGAGTTACAGGTAGTGGCGATCCTCGCACTCCTGTTTCTGAAACGATGGAAGGTAAATTACCACAAAGAAAAATTACTACTGGAGCTGCTCAAGGTTATAGTTCTTATGGAAATCAAATTGGACTGGCTACTGGTAAGGTAAGAGAATTTTACAATGAAAATTTTGTAGCTAAGAGGATGGAAATAGGTGCAGTATTAGGGGCAGCCCCTGCGGAGAACGTAGTTAGAGAAAGACCCGCCGAGGGAGATCTTATAATTCTTCTTGGTGGTAGAACCGGTCGTGATGGTTGTGGTGGGGCTACAGGTTCTTCTAAAGAGCATACAGAAGACTCATTATATAGCTGTGGTGCTGAAGTACAGAAGGGTAACCCTCCTACGGAACGTAAATTGCAGCGCTTGTTTAGAAATCCTGCTGCCAGTAAATTAATTAAAAGATGTAATGATTTTGGAGCAGGTGGAGTTTCAGTAGCTATTGGTGAATTGGCTGATAGTCTTGATATTAATTTAGATGTTGTTCCTAAAAAATATGAAGGTCTTGATGGAACAGAATTAGCTATCTCCGAATCTCAAGAAAGAATGGCTGTAGTCTTAAATAAAGATGATGTTGATAAATTTATTGCTTTAGCCGAAAAAGAAAATCTTGAAGCAACTACTGTTGCTAAGGTTACAGATACAGGTCGTTTACGCATGTATTGGCAGGGAGATGCAATTGTTGATATTAGCCGTGATTTTTTAGAAAGTAATGGAGCCAGCCAAAGTAGTGAAGTTACTGTAGTACCACCAGAAGAAGATAATTATTTAGAGAAATTACCAGCTAGAATTGAAAAGAGATCTGACTTGAAAGAAGCCTGGTTGACAAATCTTCAGGATTTGAATGTTTGTAGTCAAAAGGGATTGGTAGAACGCTTTGATAGTACTATTGGAGCAGGAACTGTATTCTTACCTTATGGTGGTAAAAGTCAGATGACACCTATGGATGGTATGGTTGCTAAAATTCCTGTATTAGAGGGTGAAACTTCTACCGCTTCTATTATGACTTATGGCTACAATCCTGATCTGGCATTGTGGAGTCCCTTTCATGCTGCTGCATATGCTGTCCTTGATTCTGTAGCTAAAGTAGTAGCTTTAGGTGGAGATTATAGAAAAACACGCTTGACTTTCCAGGAATACTTTGAAAAACTTGGTGAAGATAGGGAAAGATGGGGAAAACCTTTTAGCGCCTTGTTAGGAGCCTATCTAGTACAGACTGAACTTGGTATCCCAGCTATTGGTGGAAAAGATAGTATGTCTGGTACTTTTGAAGATATGGATGTTCCTCCAACACTTGTGTCCTTTGCTGTTAATACTGTTAAGGCAGAGAAAAGTATCTCTCCGGAGTTCAAAGAAGCAGGAAATCAACTTGTCTGGGTTAAAATTAAAAAAGACCAATATGGATTACCTCTTTTTGAAGATTTAAAAGCTAAATATTCGATTATCCATGATATGATTAATAAGGGACAAGTAAAAGCAGCTTCAACTGTAGGAGAAGGTGGAATTGCTGCTACTGTTAGTAAAATGTCTTTTGGAAATGCTATTGGTCTATTTTTTACAGATGAACTGTCTAATGAAGATCTATTTTTGCCAGAATTAGCTTCTATTGTACTGGAGATTAGTGATGCTGCTGATTTAACTATTATAGAAGATGCTATTGTATTAGGGAAAACCATAAAAGAAGAAAAAATTAAAATAAATAATATAGAGCTAGATATTACTGAAGCTTTAAAGGCATGGCAAGAGCCTTTAGAGGATGTCTTCCCAACTAAAGTAGAGTATTCTAAAGAAAATCCAGAAATTGAATTATATACAAAAAGAAATACTCAAAAAGCTAAAATTAAAATTGCAAAACCACGGGTTTTCATACCTGCTTTCCCTGGGACAAATTGTGAATATGATTCTGCCAGGAAGTTTGAAAAGGCTGGTGCAATAGTAGAAGATTTTGTCTTTAAAAATCTTAATCCCCAGATGGTTGAAGATTCTGTAGAGACTATGGTTAGAAAAATTGATAATTCACAAATTATCATGATACCAGGTGGCTTTAGTGCTGGTGATGAGCCTGAAGGTTCTGGTAAATTTATTGCAACAGTTTTCAGAAATCCAGCTATAAAAGCTGCTGTTATGAGACTTCTTAATGAACGCGATGGTTTAATGCTAGGTATTTGTAATGGCTTCCAGGCTTTGATCAAACTTGGCTTATTACCATATGGTGAGATCAAGGAAATTGATGACAATTCACCTACATTGACCTTTAATACAATTGGGCGACATGTTTCTTCTATGGTAAGAACAAAGGTTGTTTCTACACTTTCCCCATGGTTGTCTAATGTGGAAACTAGTGCAGAGCATATGATAGCTGTATCTCATGGTGAGGGAAGATTTGTTGCGAATGATAGAGTAGTTAAAGACTTAGTAGCAAATGGTCAGATTGCTACTCAATATGTAGATAATAACGGACAGGCTAGTTATGATATAAAATACAATCCTAATGGTTCAGTTATGGCTATAGAAGGTATTACTAGTAAAGATGGTAGGATTTTTGGTAAAATGGGTCATTCTGAACGTATAGGAGAGAATATAGCTAAAAATATTCCAGGAGATAAGGATCAAAAGTTATTTGAAGCTGGAGTAGAGTATTACAGTTAA
- a CDS encoding LacI family DNA-binding transcriptional regulator, with the protein MSNIYDIAKIAGVSIATVSKVINDRHDVSDETKKRIRKIMQENNYIPNSVARSLTTNQSGSIGIIFNYYHEEGLNNMFFQEVLFGAEKVMGKAGYDYVYFSDQKWHDTYAYDYLGKCKNRMVDGAILLGIHKDENMSRLLESNLPVVLIDLEYSNETTSYVSSDNERGAYQALDYLYDLGHKKIGMIMGPRGIGPADIRLKGFTKALQNKNLKYNEEWIIEADFEEKYAYKAMQRILSQSDRPTAIFCQADVIAIAAIKAIRDAGLNVPDDFSIIGFDDIEVSKYITPSLTTVSQNTYQLGENAAEMLLKMIKSPKKRISPVILPSRLVKRNSCKKYN; encoded by the coding sequence TTGTCAAATATATATGACATAGCAAAAATAGCTGGAGTATCAATAGCTACCGTATCTAAGGTCATTAATGATCGTCATGATGTTAGCGACGAAACTAAAAAAAGAATTAGAAAGATAATGCAGGAAAACAATTACATACCCAATTCTGTTGCTAGAAGTTTAACAACAAACCAATCTGGATCTATTGGTATTATTTTTAATTATTACCATGAAGAAGGTTTAAATAATATGTTTTTTCAGGAAGTTCTCTTTGGTGCAGAAAAAGTTATGGGAAAAGCAGGCTATGATTATGTATATTTTTCTGATCAAAAATGGCATGATACCTATGCTTATGATTATTTAGGCAAGTGTAAAAATCGCATGGTTGATGGAGCTATTTTATTGGGGATTCATAAGGATGAAAATATGTCCCGTTTATTGGAATCTAATTTACCAGTTGTATTAATAGATTTAGAGTATTCTAATGAGACTACATCTTATGTATCTAGTGATAACGAAAGAGGTGCATATCAGGCACTGGATTACCTCTATGACTTAGGGCATAAAAAGATTGGCATGATTATGGGACCCAGGGGAATAGGACCAGCAGATATCAGGTTAAAAGGCTTTACAAAAGCACTACAGAATAAAAATTTAAAGTATAATGAAGAATGGATTATAGAAGCTGATTTTGAGGAAAAGTATGCTTATAAAGCAATGCAAAGAATATTGTCGCAGTCCGATAGGCCTACTGCTATTTTTTGTCAGGCAGATGTTATTGCAATTGCAGCTATAAAAGCTATCAGGGATGCTGGACTAAATGTACCTGATGATTTTTCAATTATTGGGTTTGATGATATAGAAGTTAGTAAATATATTACACCATCGCTAACTACAGTAAGTCAAAATACTTATCAATTAGGAGAAAATGCGGCTGAAATGTTATTAAAAATGATTAAATCACCTAAAAAACGGATATCACCTGTGATTTTACCAAGTCGCTTAGTCAAAAGAAATTCATGTAAAAAATATAATTAA
- a CDS encoding DUF1385 domain-containing protein, giving the protein MRDNEHKKNDNNQKEKIGGRAYSNGVRLISNSYTVKAYYEQNKLRIRVNKLKKREYSLIKKIPVIRGIFALILAVKMFLKEGINNPKKYWIIFLIIFLELLYWFLPSTTGIEINNIILFLYIAIPILLLIKFRKLIVETLKYHGAEHKTVNYYENGCKGDIASYSRLHKRCGSNIVFYYLLISVIMGFILNTHYLFLEVFYLGMAYEAIRYTPDRLLFLPYIFQKIVSKEPDEEHIMAAKVALDVLIDRR; this is encoded by the coding sequence ATGAGAGATAATGAGCATAAGAAAAATGATAATAATCAAAAAGAAAAAATAGGTGGTAGGGCATATAGTAATGGAGTAAGATTGATCAGTAATTCTTATACAGTAAAAGCTTATTATGAACAAAATAAATTAAGAATTAGGGTAAATAAGTTAAAAAAACGAGAATACTCACTAATAAAAAAGATACCTGTTATTAGGGGGATTTTTGCACTAATATTAGCTGTTAAGATGTTTTTAAAAGAGGGAATAAATAATCCTAAAAAGTATTGGATAATATTTTTAATTATTTTTCTTGAATTACTTTATTGGTTTTTACCATCTACTACAGGTATAGAGATAAACAATATTATATTATTTCTTTATATTGCTATACCAATTTTACTCTTAATAAAGTTTAGGAAGTTAATAGTTGAGACACTTAAGTATCATGGCGCCGAACATAAAACTGTTAATTATTATGAAAATGGTTGTAAAGGAGATATAGCTTCTTATTCGAGATTACATAAAAGATGTGGAAGTAATATAGTATTTTACTATTTGTTGATAAGTGTTATTATGGGTTTTATTTTAAATACTCATTATTTATTCTTAGAAGTCTTCTATTTAGGAATGGCATATGAAGCTATTAGATATACACCTGATAGACTTTTGTTTTTACCCTATATTTTTCAAAAAATAGTAAGTAAAGAACCTGACGAAGAACATATTATGGCTGCTAAAGTAGCTTTAGATGTATTAATAGATAGAAGATAA
- a CDS encoding MBL fold metallo-hydrolase, which translates to MKLIVLGSRAAFPSKNEACSGYLLQDDSYNLLIDCGSGVVSALQNYIELDELDAVILSHYHADHWSDISVLQHGIMVKSIISQKNKSLKIYGHQEDESFKKLNYKSYTIASPYQENSTLELGPFTINFIKTKHPTPCYAMKIKYKDKKIIYTADTSYFPELSDFALNSDLLIAECSLYPDRDGQKMGHMNSSDVGKLARESTSKTLLLCHLPNYGDNKMLLDNTREYYQGKIKMASRGWEYEL; encoded by the coding sequence ATGAAACTAATAGTACTAGGTAGCCGAGCTGCTTTTCCTTCAAAAAATGAGGCCTGTTCTGGCTATCTTTTACAGGACGATTCCTATAATCTCCTTATTGATTGTGGTAGTGGAGTAGTTTCAGCCTTACAAAATTATATCGAATTAGACGAACTGGATGCAGTAATACTATCACATTATCACGCTGATCACTGGAGTGATATCAGTGTTTTACAGCACGGAATTATGGTTAAATCAATTATATCGCAAAAAAATAAAAGCTTAAAAATATATGGACACCAAGAGGATGAATCCTTTAAAAAACTAAATTATAAATCATATACAATAGCCAGTCCATATCAAGAAAATAGTACATTAGAACTTGGACCTTTCACAATCAATTTTATAAAAACAAAACATCCTACTCCCTGTTATGCCATGAAAATAAAGTATAAAGACAAAAAAATAATATATACTGCAGATACATCTTATTTTCCAGAACTAAGTGACTTTGCTTTAAATAGTGATTTATTAATAGCAGAATGTAGTCTATATCCAGATAGAGATGGACAGAAAATGGGCCATATGAATAGTAGCGATGTAGGAAAATTAGCAAGAGAATCAACAAGTAAGACCTTGCTCCTTTGTCATTTGCCTAACTATGGGGATAACAAAATGCTTCTAGATAATACTAGAGAATATTATCAAGGCAAAATTAAAATGGCTTCCAGAGGATGGGAATATGAATTGTAA
- the yicI gene encoding alpha-xylosidase — protein MKFTDGNWLVKEGYDIFSPITLYDYEEKENSLNLYAPYQYINHRGDTLQGPLFTIKLSSPMEDVIRVRFYHYKGQINEEPAFEIAEDANTEFLVDDKDESLAFKSGDLNAFIDKNNFSIEFSNKNGKITSSTYRNKGYIKEDNGNTYIREQLDLAVGECVYGLGERFTEFVKNGQVVDIWNKDGGTSSEQAYKNIPFYLTNKGYGVFVNHPEKVSFEIASERVDKVQFSVPGEYLDYYIINGPTIKDVIKRYTSLTGKPALPPAWSYGLWLTTSFTTNYDEETVNSFVDGMAERELPLHVFHFDCFWMKEYHWTNFKWDDRVFPDPEGMLSRLKDKGLKISVWINPYIAQRSELFNEGVEQGYLIKNPDGTVWQWDKWQPGMAIVDFTNPDACKWYADKLRDLIKMGVDTFKTDFGERIPTDVIYHDGSDPVKMHNYYPYLYNKVVFDVLKEELGKNKAVVFARSATAGGQKFPVHWGGDCNSKYTSMAESLRGGLSLCLSGFAFWSHDIGGFENTATADVYKRWIAFGLLSSHSRLHGSSSYRVPWLFDEEAVDVLRYFTNLKCRLMPHLYKLSCEANQTGLPVMRAMIMEFEDQPGCEYLDKQYMLGDSLLVAPVFSEKGEVAYYLPEGEWTNFITGENISGARWIQEKHDYLSLPLLARENSIIATGNCIDKVDYDYSDNITFNIFQLKDRTSLKYPVYNRYGKKELELSVERIGNKVFIELSDDSKPCFIKLINTGYVQEIDGGVYQEVESESDYGTNIIPEKNKITISIRG, from the coding sequence ATGAAATTTACAGATGGTAACTGGCTGGTGAAGGAAGGATATGATATTTTTAGTCCAATAACTTTGTATGATTATGAAGAAAAAGAGAATAGTTTAAATCTTTATGCTCCTTATCAATATATAAATCACAGAGGAGATACTTTGCAGGGACCTTTATTTACAATTAAATTAAGCTCACCAATGGAAGATGTAATTAGAGTACGTTTTTATCATTATAAGGGTCAAATTAATGAGGAACCTGCATTTGAAATAGCAGAGGATGCTAATACTGAATTTTTAGTTGATGATAAAGATGAAAGCCTTGCTTTTAAAAGTGGAGATCTAAATGCTTTTATTGATAAGAATAATTTTTCTATAGAATTTTCTAATAAGAATGGAAAAATTACTTCCAGTACTTATAGAAATAAAGGATATATAAAAGAGGATAATGGTAATACATATATTAGGGAACAATTAGATTTGGCTGTAGGAGAATGTGTCTATGGTTTAGGCGAACGTTTTACGGAATTTGTGAAAAATGGACAGGTGGTTGATATTTGGAATAAAGATGGTGGAACTAGTAGTGAACAGGCCTATAAGAATATACCATTTTATCTGACTAATAAAGGCTATGGGGTATTTGTAAATCATCCTGAAAAGGTTTCGTTTGAGATTGCATCTGAAAGAGTGGATAAAGTACAATTTAGTGTCCCAGGAGAGTATCTTGATTATTATATTATTAATGGACCAACTATCAAAGATGTGATTAAAAGATATACATCTCTTACCGGCAAACCAGCCTTACCTCCAGCCTGGTCTTATGGACTCTGGTTAACTACTTCTTTTACTACCAATTATGATGAGGAGACTGTAAATAGTTTTGTAGATGGCATGGCTGAACGTGAACTACCTTTACATGTATTTCATTTTGATTGTTTCTGGATGAAGGAGTATCACTGGACTAATTTTAAATGGGATGACAGGGTTTTTCCTGATCCTGAAGGTATGCTAAGCAGATTAAAAGATAAGGGTTTAAAAATATCTGTCTGGATAAACCCATATATAGCACAAAGATCAGAACTGTTTAATGAAGGAGTAGAACAGGGTTATTTAATAAAAAATCCTGATGGTACTGTATGGCAATGGGATAAATGGCAGCCAGGGATGGCTATAGTTGATTTTACAAATCCTGATGCCTGTAAATGGTATGCTGATAAGTTAAGAGACTTAATAAAAATGGGTGTAGATACATTTAAAACCGACTTTGGAGAAAGAATCCCTACTGATGTTATTTATCATGATGGCTCTGATCCGGTGAAAATGCATAATTACTATCCCTATTTATATAACAAGGTAGTTTTTGATGTTTTAAAAGAGGAATTAGGAAAAAATAAAGCTGTTGTTTTTGCTCGATCTGCTACAGCTGGTGGACAGAAATTTCCTGTTCATTGGGGAGGTGACTGTAATAGTAAATATACTTCTATGGCTGAAAGCCTTAGAGGGGGATTGTCACTATGTTTATCCGGCTTTGCTTTCTGGAGCCACGATATTGGAGGTTTTGAAAATACTGCCACTGCAGATGTTTATAAACGTTGGATTGCTTTTGGCTTGTTATCATCCCATAGTCGATTACATGGAAGTTCTTCTTATAGAGTACCTTGGTTGTTTGATGAGGAAGCAGTTGATGTTTTAAGATACTTTACAAATTTAAAATGTAGATTAATGCCACATTTATATAAATTATCTTGCGAAGCTAATCAAACTGGATTACCAGTAATGAGGGCTATGATTATGGAATTTGAAGATCAGCCTGGTTGTGAATATCTTGATAAGCAATATATGTTGGGAGATTCATTACTTGTAGCTCCTGTATTTAGTGAAAAAGGAGAAGTGGCTTATTATTTACCTGAAGGGGAATGGACAAATTTTATTACAGGTGAGAATATTAGTGGTGCTAGGTGGATTCAAGAAAAACATGACTATCTAAGCTTACCGTTACTGGCTAGGGAAAACTCCATTATAGCTACAGGAAATTGCATAGATAAAGTAGATTATGATTATAGTGATAATATAACTTTTAATATATTTCAGCTTAAAGATAGGACTAGCTTAAAATATCCTGTTTACAATAGATATGGAAAAAAAGAGCTAGAATTATCCGTAGAGCGTATAGGAAACAAAGTTTTTATAGAGCTTAGTGACGATAGCAAACCTTGTTTTATTAAGCTAATCAATACTGGTTACGTTCAAGAAATAGATGGAGGAGTTTATCAAGAAGTAGAATCAGAATCAGATTATGGAACAAATATTATTCCAGAAAAAAATAAAATTACTATTAGTATTAGAGGATAA